Part of the Labrus bergylta chromosome 19, fLabBer1.1, whole genome shotgun sequence genome, ACGAGAGTGCAGGCGTGCTGAGTATGAAGAGCGTtagatgtagctgcagctactttttccctgctcctctctctacTGTCATGACTGTGCGCGTCGCTGGGAACATAGCTgcgcacgcacgcgcgcgcgcacgcacgctcgcacgcacgcacgcacgcacgcacgcacctTTTTACTTTAGAACAGCACAAAGTTGATCTGTGATCAAACTCACCGTGTCTACAGTTAACTTAACAATAGCAACGGTATCTCACAGCCTGCTAAATTAATgtagaggaaaagaaaaaatttatataaatacaaacgcAATATTACAATGTATCCCCACCCCCCTGCAATCTACCCCAAAAAAATATGACGACCCCCGCGAACTCCACCGCCCAGATATCGagtcattctgtgggaaacactgtttACAATAACAAAGCACAAGAGTAAATGTACCTTCATTTTAGTAtacaaacaacaataacagaaataaatagcaTACATCTcaatagaaaagaaaacatgttgataagTGCATGCCCAAGATTTACACTATTAGAACAGCTTGTGGATACAAATTCAGCTGATTGTTTGTGCAGCAAATGTGTTCATCAAATCTACGTCATTGACATGAATCTTATCTGCTTAAAAGAAGGAAATTCCAACTAGCTGTTTTTTCAAACCATCTAACCTTGCATTCATTATGTCAAAACGACTGGAAGAACTCGTTGATTACCTTCAAAATGTGGAAGAAcaactcacacagacagaaaatgttgttaCAAGACTATCAGTTGACAGTTGAATTAAATATTCCATGACTACAGGAAACACAGCCATGTTGTAGAAGGTGTGAAAACTCCTTTTCAGCGTCTCTTCTCTTACGGTTCTACTTGATGTTTcttctgaaaacacaaacatgatttGGTCGGAAGGGTTCACTTAAGACCAAACCTGTGCTCACCTCAACACAGTGGGTTCAGGCATCCCTGGATCTGCTCCTCGCTTGAaacctggaaaacaaaaaccatgAAGCAGTAAAGCATATGTgtgaagacttttaaaaaaggtgaaaatccATTTTATCGAAACCACTTGCACAAGCTAGCTGCAAACATTGTTTGAATCATCTTCTGCTgtataaaatattattttattttagcaagCTTGATTAAAGTACGCTCTAGGAAATTAAATTTTTGaaatttctgtttatttaacaataataatTTATAAGCCAACATTTCCCCCTAAAAAAAAGGTGTCttatttcagtgtttcccctaggtttacagcgttgggggggtggggagaagccaacatgacaacacaaacacttgaaggaatcttggtgttcatgcgttacttttaatgacagctgtccttttctatcagaaaggtatccttaaatgacttcttcccctgatttctgactctatccactatcctatcactacaatgaaggcacaaaaagcccaaaaataaatctaaaaaaaaataaataataataataataataatttttttacttgaccttcagggggggcaggggggcCGTGCCGCCctcccaatataatggtaggggaaacactgtttgGTGTCATTAGGTTATCAACAGATTAGTATAGCTGCAAAACCCCAGTTTTATCAAACAACATTATTTCACAAGAAAGCTTTATTTTACGAAATACGTTTCCTGTGGAAAATAGTGAAAACAGCCTTGTAGTAACATCAGAGAATCTGAGTCACAGCCTTCATCTGAAGTAAACAGAAAGGAAATTTCATTTCCAAGATTTCTGCTGATTTCATTCACAGGTCATAAACAAACCATGAAGCAAAGGATTTTCAGAAAGGAAACAGGTTCCTAAAAAACTTAATATAGCCCTAACCCATCCTCTCCAAAACGAGTTCTACAATACAAGAAAAGAGCCAAAGGTGTACGaccaaatgtattttaattgaAACTTCTAGCAACCTTTATCatcaattaaacattaaatgtaATTGATTTGTTTCAACACCACCACATCATGAGGGCCTGGcttattattattcaaattgTGATAATGCACGAGCGCCAAATGTTTGCAATTTCAGAAAATCCTGAATGCAAGAGGTGAATGATTGTCAGAAGAGaaaggggagaggggagaaagTATGACATCACTGTTGGTCTTTCCACAATTCTGAAGTCAGAGAGGATTCACCGCGGATGGTAACTCCAGCGGCCGTTGGGTCACACATGCAAAAGTCTCCAACTTCCCTATATTTGCTCGTAACCACAGCCATGCAAAAGGTCTGAACTCCCCCTTTGCACTAGTGCAAACCACTACCAAGTATTTTAGGTCCCAAGACATGCCCCAGACATGCCCCAGACTTTAGCACTGAAACACATTTGGACACAGGTCCACAGGTTTGATCCAGTCAGAGTTGACAGGACACATTAGACGAATGTCTCTGCCCATTACATGCCATTATTCTTTAAGAAAATAGCTCATTAACGGTTTTACAGCTAACTTTAACAAAATCATTACAAGTAGTTTAATCAGTCACAACCCATCTACTTATTGTTCCCTTTCACATAGggctggtttaaaaaaaaattaaaaattaatcaatgcattgcaattattattttcccaattcaCTATCGATTCAGGCAAATCCTGAGATTGATTTTTTTCGTTGAAATGACACCCCTCTCcactgtgggtgctgtgaattcaggtcaggcaCAATTGTGCACTTAACATCTACTTTTTGTCCATGCCATTACAGCACTGTTGTGTTTATTAAGATTTTGCTGCAAATTCAGTTCAGGCACAACTGTGCACTTTAGATCatactgtactttaatgttCTATTCTTTGCCTATTAAAGAATAATTCAATGATAGAATACACTTTTGAGTCAGCTTGTTCTAAACCTATGCAAATAATGCAcacattattatttaacaaatattaGAAGGTACTGTGATGAGTCATCTTTTGTAATCGATATTCATGAGAGCAACCCATCCgggtactttgcccaaacgatgccggccccgcccctttctgGGTGAAATCATTTTCTCTGAATGAATGGCGGTTAATGGACAAGCTGGGGTCTTTAccgatttaaagtctttaaaaaacgAAAACCATACTTTAAAACTACAAGTACGAGCCTAAATCTGATgaccagtgatgtaaacatttaaaatacgacatttctgaacagagaTCGGCATCATAACGGTATAGAATTAACcatgtatgtgagtgtttgtttaatctctcGCCATCAAACTGCTCAAATGAGTCATCAGAggaaactgactttaaacacctgaCGAGTAATTATTAACCGTGTTACCCGAgagggatctttatttttaaataacatttatttgtaatagtttCTAACAGTGTTCATAGCTGTAATAGAGTGGTTACAGatgtttattttagagaaaagGGGACATAAACTCTGAGTTATCATCTCATTTGGAAAAGAATAACATGTAAAGTCACCTGGAtgagattaaaacattttgtattcataCGTGAGTGTAAATAATGATGAGTGGGGCGAGACAAGGTGTTATATCGAGCTAgagaactttttattttgacatttatttttcagtaagagGATTTGCTGTAGTGttccttcatttagagacattttcatcAACATATTTATGTGACGTGACAGTTGTTAATACGTtagtgaatgtgtgaagaatctgTTAACAGACTTCTCTTCTGTCACAGAGCGATCGCTGCTTTAAAGCAGGAACATGACAGCGGTCCCACAATTTAccactttaatcctctctagtttcagtccaaacacacagagctcttctTTAACCCTCCGGTGTCCTTTGTAAATCAAAACCTGatactaaattgtgtttttaaaatagtttgaagtagAAAAAGCTTCTCAATCGCGTTTAGGTTTAATCGCACGGCTAccagtgttttctaatctaCCGCCGAAACATTCTCAGGGCtcggctgtatccgaattgccaagtacctactcaatctttcagtagacagtagctactatccgtgctgtatactgttagtatctactattcagtaggcagatatttgttcctacttcttctgattcattcagtatgtaagtggcgtcatttacgtaaccctaacccaaaaaggcagattaaataactaaataacatacagtagcctacataaaggaaagaacaaatgaaagacagtaatatacagaatataaagtaaaataaaccaataaagacgtatttaaatagtgaaatcattatttaaatagagggggaaaggttttataataatgcagatattttttttattttcagttgttaatttaaaatagtgatttcagtcgggactttaactctagattaaaaattgattctaTTAATCCacgcttgtttgttttgatttggaggcgaacgtgaagtgacgatttacgtttaatttcgcacagcattgtgggtagtaaaacacaattcatttcctgtaagcacgcatccgatccatactgcataaatcctggaagttagtatccatactgaaatgttcagtctactgaaactccatactgaaaagtacatactgcctactgaactgtgacaattcggaaaggccCTTTTTTCACCCAAACGGGGGCGTGGTCACTCTGGCGAGCCGGAAGTGACGGTGGACTGCTCTTAAGAATCGACGCTGATTGATCAATATCGAATCGTGacctaatatttacagtctatgatcgtGACCCAAAGAATTGAAATCGAATTGAAatgtgaggttgtggacaataTCCAGCTCTACTTCACTGTATTTGCATGTAAAACAATACATGCACTTCTTCAAAGTTCAACTTTATGCAGTTTTAAGAATCAAATGTCTGGAGAAACATTTGCTAAACCTGGAACTGATCCAACGAAACAAGGTTGGAAACGTCaaatttgacatttcatttcTCGCACTCACTGTCTATGAAGGACCCCGTTGATACTTATTAAGGTTCTCAATTAAATGACATTTTGCCCTTCCACCCCGGTTAAGGATTACATTAGTCTGTAGGtgaatgctaatgctaacgcaAAGCTAAGTGGCTAAAGTTAGCTCAGCACGTCTTCTCGTGTTTAAACTGTTGATACTGACCGAGGTACAGCACGGTTGGGATGAAACCCCATCGGATGACAAACTGTCCACACTGGAATAGTTGCTGTAGACGCTGCTTGGTTTCTTTGCTCAGTTTAGCCATGTTTACACCCCAACCAGCGTGgataatgctgctgctgctgctgctgccaagGACAAGGTAAGAGGAAGTGACGTAACGACTCGTGCGGCACACTGACGCTaaatgttcttcttctgttttagtACGCCACCTCGCGGACAGTCACTTAACTTCAGGTCTACATTTCTTACCCTCTAAAAAAGCTGAAcattatttcagtttcaaaTTATATTTACCTGGAAAACTCTGAAGTACACTTCCATTTTTTAACAGCGATGCAATGTTTGAAATCATTTGTATTAGAGAACTTAAAGGGAGTCACTTTTCTATTTAGTGGcaatgtttctcttttaattGTTCATTTAATAATCAATTATTACAGTAAGTATTGTGTGGGCCCtgctgaataaaaaacacaaaacatatcaAAACACATCTGAGACCACAGTTTAAGTGTTTCTACTCAGTATTAGGAAGTAATTTATAGTATTTTTATGAATAGTTTTTGTGACTTGGTATTTTATGTTCAGTGTTAGATGTGATTGTagctgtgtgactttgtaatTTCTTATAAGAATATTATTACTTTCTCAATTAAATATCCCAGCTAAGTCTCTTAACACTACACAAGAAGTGTCTGAATACAGAAATGATAGTGCTGCTCAATAGCAATTACAATGGGTATACATTCTGCCTCATGATAAAAATGATGTGTCCAGCTCTAGTTACAATAGTCTACTTCCAGAGTACACCAACTCTGGCACCAAGCAccacataaaacacatttcaaggaCCGTCTTTTTTGACCTTGACCAACATCACAAAAATCAGACACGTCCTGTcacaaaatgatgcaaaaaaCGAGTCCATGCATTTGTTAACTATAGACTTGATCATCTGAATTCCATTTACCTTACCTAACTCGCCTCAGAAGACTTTTCAACTGGTCACAAATGCTGCAGCAGGTATACTGACTTGACTaactagtaaaaaaaaagaaaacaatcattaCTTCTATCAGCTCGTTTGCACTGGCTCCTATCTAGAATAGAATATAATTCCTTCTCCTCATCTACAATGTTCTTCATGTTCAGGCACCAATTGTGCCTTTTTACCCCTCTAGAAAATTACACTTGAAGGACGGAGGCCTGCTTGTGGTGCCTAAAGTCTCTAAAAGgttaatcaaatcaaaatcaaatcaaactttatttatatagcacctttcagacaaattaaattgcagttcaaagtgcttaacaagagtgcagaaaagttattgacaaaagtaatttataaaatcattgagagaccaatgcacaccaataagaattaaaaataaaatatatgtataaaaataaaatacaataaaataaaatacgacacataaaagcaacaagatattaaaataaatatataagaggaaaatatttaaaattatagtaggataaaaagacagtacagtaatgttaagatttgaattgatataaaacactatataaaagccagactgaataaatgagttttaagactgcgtttaaaaatctcgatattctgggctcctctcagaccctcaggaaggtcgTTCCATAGTCTCggagcgtaacagctgaaagcagcatcgccaaaggtttttgtcctgctctgtggaacaactaagagagaggaactggaggatctgaggggccgtactggttcataagctaaaatcatatctgataggtagtctggtgcaaggccatgtaatgctttataaactaataaaagaattttaaaatcaacacgaaaactaacaggcagccagtgtaaagattttaaaacaggtgtgatgtgtgcTCTCCTTCTGGTCTTTGTCAGTACTCGTGCAGCAGAGTTTTGTAGTAGCTGAAGccgatttgttgtgttttttggaagACCAGAAAGGAGAGCATTACAATAGTCCAGCCTGCTAGTAATAAAAGcgtgcattagtctctctgtttggctcagagagagaaatggcctcactttggtgatgtttttcaggtggtaaaatgctgtttttgtgacACCCTTTACGTGGGccttaaaattaaaatctgaGTCAAAGATCACCCCAAGGTTCCGTGCTTCTTGACTTGGGTTGAGtcctattttttttagtttgggggccagtttctctctctgagccttTGAACCGATTATTAAAACCTCTGTTTTGTCCTGGTTGAGCTGCAAAAAGTTCTGTGACATCCAGGCTTTTATAtctaaaatacaattaaaaagtgAGTCATAGAGCATAGAGctgagtgtcatcagcataggTGTGGAAAGAGATTCCGTGCCTCCTAATGACACCACCCAGGGGTAACatgtacaaattaaaaagtAGTGGTCCTAGAATTGATCCTTGTGGTACCCCACTGGAGACCTCGTATTGTTTGGAGGTGCAGTCTTCTATcgatacaaaacattttctgtcacacaAATACGAGGTGaaccagttaaaaacatttccagaaagGCCTAGATGCTCACTTAGTCTGTCTAAAAGAATCTGGTGGTCAACAGTATCGAAAGCAGCACTGAGGTCGAGTAGTACCAGAACTGAAGGCTTGTTGTTGTCGAGGTTTTTTCTGATATCATTAACTACTTTTAGCAGGGCCATCTCAGTGCTGTGGCGTGCCCTAAAGCCAGATTGAAACATTTCTAATGTAGTGTTTGAGGTTAAAAGGGCACTCAACTGATTAAAAACTAACTTCTCTAAAATTTTGCTTGAAAATGGCAGGTTTGAGATGGGTCTAAAATTACTAGGTGTTAAAATGTCCaggttccctttttttaaaagaggtttAATTAAGGCAGTCTTAAAATCGGTAGGGACAACACCTAGCTGTAAGGAGTGATTTACTATATCGAGGACATCTTCTGATACTGaattaaaaatggttttaaaaagggATGTTGGAATTGGGCCAAGGGAACACTGTCCTGAGTGTTGCAGCATCAACCAGGGCAAAACTTTCCAACTTGACATCACTGATTGTACATGATACTGGAAAAAGTGCGGTGTGTTTGCTTTGCTGACAGATACCAGACCTAATGTCAACTATTTTATCCCTGAAGTAGCCAGCAAAAACCTTACATTTAGCTCCTGAGAGCACAGAGCTGTTATTGGTTGTGGGGTGTAACAGAGAATCTATTGTTCTGAAAAGATGTCTGGGGTTGTGAATGTTGCTGTTTATCAGGTTTGAGAAATATTCTTGCCTTGATTTTCGGATTGGTTTTGTTGTAGTCTTTTATTGCTTCTATgagtatatttttttatcaatttctatttttgtttttcaccatCTGCGTTCAGCAATTCTGCAGTCTCTCTTAAGTGCATTGGTCGCATTGTTTTTCCACGGAACAAccttttttgtatttactgtCTTTGTTGTGATTGGAGCGCAGGCATCAAGCACTGTCCTCAGTTTATAATTAAAATCGGTAACAAGTTGTTCACAGGATGATGGTAAGGTGGTATTTATGTAAGCTGTAAGATGTGATGTAAGAGTTGTGGCTACTTCTGGGGTAATGTGCCGTTTGTTAACCGTACGTTCTATTGCACCTGGAGGAGAGTGatcaaaactgttaaaaaacacacaatgatgGTCAGACAGAGCTAGGTCAGTGATGGATGAAATATTAATGTTTAGGCCATATGATATAATCAGATCGAGGGTGTGTCCATGTTTGTGAGTCGGTGTATTGACATGCTGTTTAAAACCCATACATTCTAATAACTCTAAGAACTCTTTGGCTCTGGTATCTGCCAGACTGTCAACATGTACATTAAAGTCAACGATTAAAATACAAGCATCATAACTTGTGTGAACAACAGATAAAAGATCAGAGAACTCTgttaagaaagaggagaaaactAAGTTGGGGGCTCTGTATACTGTCACTGCCAGAATATGTggcttacattttaaaagtgtagCATTGTATTCAAAGGAACAAAATTCTCCAAAATCTATGTCCCTACTTTTCAGTGCCTCTTTATAGATAGCAGCTGTTCCACcacctctctttccctctctgcaggaaaaagaaaaggtgtagCTGGGTGGATAAGCCTCTAGGAGTGTGGCAGGCGCATCTGTGcccagccaggtttcagtcaggAAAATACAATCAAGGTTTTGATCACTAATGAGGTcgttaataataaatgatttgTTTGATAATGCCCTTACTTTTAAAAGAGCCATTTTAATTTCTGTACATTTATTTGCGGACATAGAATTTATGTTTATGGGAACTTTTACCAGATTATTGAAGTTTGGACCCTTTGTAGTTTTATTGAAGAAGTGACGGGTGGAGATGATGGTTTTAATAAAATCAGGAGCGGTTGAAGGGGTAGGAGATCATGGAGAGATACACTGCACTATATTTTGGGCGAGCATCTGAGAGCCCCTGTGGTTTGGATGAAGTCCATCACGTTTGAAAAACGCTGGACGGCCCCAGAAAACATCGAAATTGTCAATAAAAGTGACCTTATCACAGATGGACTTTAGCCATAAGTTGAGCGAAAACAGGCGACTGAATTTTTCAATGCCTCTTTTGTGAGTTGGAAGAGGTCCTGATATTGCGATATTTTTTCCAGTTGCTTTCAGACTGGAAATCAAAGTTTTGAAATGTTCCTTTGATATTTCGGACTCCCGGTGAGATGTGTCGTTGCTGCCGATGTGTGCCACCACAGTACTCACGTTACAGTGCTTTCCAAGCACGGCTGGAAGCTGGGTGTTGAGGTCTAACACTCGGGCTCCAGGGAAGCAGTGGACCGCTGCGGTGGTTCCGAGGGAGGGGAGCGAGAGCCCCCGGACGATGGAATCCCCGATCACCACGGTGGAAGCAGGCGATGGTAAAAGTGAAGAGGTGGGTGCTGCTGAGAGACGCCGGTCGGGGGACGAGTCTGGGCTCAGAACCGCAAAAAAAGGTTTTCCAGCCTGAGCTCCGGACGAGATGGTAGGGGACGGAGGATGGGAGATACTACCTCAGGCTGTAATCAGTCTCCACTCCTTTGGAGACTTCTACCAGtcagggtccaggaggcagGTCTCTACTATGAAGAGTAGGCTTAAAACTCATTTCTTGCCATTTTGATCAATGTCATTAAGTGTGTCACTCATGGTTGATAAATGTTGGGTCATTTGAAATTAATAACAAAGAGTCCTTGACCTGCTCTTATCTCTTGTAAATTGTCAAGAGATAATCTTTAGTTATGTactggcgctatacaaatacagtGATAGATTGGTTAACATTGTCAGTAAATATGGaaacaacacaatataataAAGCACACAAATGAAATATAGAAACACTTTATTCCCAGAAGTTGTAGCAGTGAGTTATCTTCAGACATAAAAAGGCCAAAATAAACCAACTTTAGTACAACAGTATGCTGTACAACAAGAGCTTACCCATTCACATTCTGTAAAACCcacatacagaaacactttGATTGTAAATTTCCCACCAGGCTACTGTATGGAAACGGGACAGGTCAAGtacagaaacaacagaacacaCTATTGCGTAAGGGTGGGGCAGCATGAATGTTTGACTTAAGATATAGAATGTAGCAGGTGGGTGGGGGgcacagtaaacacatcaccAGAGTCCTACAAACAGCTGGAATGGTGGGTGGATCAAAAAAGGGTAAAGATGCATTGTTGCCCTGTACACCTTTCCACTTCAGAACACACAGAGTGGTTCAACTGCAGTACCAGTTTACAATTCTTACTCCTATCACATCATTTTGCCTCAGTGAATATCAGTGCAGTTGGCGTGGTTTTAGTACAGAGCAACAACGCATTTACAGAATCTGTCACAGGAAAATACCTTAGTCgagtcaaaccttttttttttgtcataagaAAATACCAAAATTGAAAACACAAATTGTTTGATCTTTCGTGTGCAAAATTCAATACTTAACAAATCATCTACAGCCATCCACCCCATGATCAAAATTATTCTTATTTCATACGAGTTGGATTTAATTTGTGCCATCAAATACACAGCAATGGAGGAAAGTGCTAGAGCAGAAATAGGGAAGGAAAGACACAAATATTGCTTCTCCATCATGATGACAATACTGTGCAGCTGTAAACATAAATGATCAGTTCTTATCATACTGGTTGATTATTTAGTCGTAGCttttcatggtttttttttttaagggaagaGTGCAGATTTTCTAGTGTGAAAAGAGTTTGGGTAATGTTCCcaaaagaatgaaaacagaaaagagattTGTATTGCTATGGGAAGAAAtcaactattcttttttttttttttttaaagggtagAAACGCTTTTAAGTTGTAGAATCATACCTTGTTCATTGTATCAATCAGCAGcctttattctaaaaaaaatcaactgtacaaacacacacattcacacgcacgcacacacacacacacactcaagcatATTCACACAGTCAACATCTGCCTTCTGACAAACCCAGACGAGGTCAGGATGAACGTATGGAAAAGCCATGCAGGGCAAAAAATGCcaattaaaataattcaaattttcaaataCTTTTCCACACAGTATTTAAGTAAGGAGTTTTTAGTGCAACCGTTTACGATGGGCTGCTCTGCAACGGAGTGCAGCTCTGTCCTGCCACCACTTCACGGTAACTGCACTATTACAAATTGTTGAACCTTGGAGTGATCTACCCCTGATATCAGACATCCATCAGGTTCAGAGGAGACTGTGAATGGAGCAGGGGAGCAGAACAGACAAAGACCTTAAAAATGGAGTGACAAGGGAGTGTATGCTCATGGGTTTCATTTACGGTCCATTTACGTTGGCATGGCTTGGAGTTCCAGGTCACAGGTACAGGGTCACAGGATAGAGGGTTCCAGGACTGAGGAGTCACACCGGTTTCAAAGGTCAGAACCAAGGTGCACGCTTATGCTGGGAGAGCGCTGCGTGTGGTTTGACGCTGGACTCAAGTACCCCAGCCCATCCTCTTGCAGGATGCATGAGTAGCGGCCAGCTTCAGAAGTGGTGTGGTTGCTGTTGGGAGGGGCGTTGCCGCTGGCAACCTGCTCAAAGGACCGGGAGAAGACGGCACTGGCAGTGCGCGTCAGGCTGGTGAGAGCTCCTGCTTTGGGCACCGATTGGCTGGAGGTGAGCGTCAGGCGCTTGACAGAAAGCTCTGCGTTTTCGCTGGCAGCCCGGCCAGTTGTTAGGAGGCCTGCTTCTTTGTCCTTGTCCTTGCTGGACCGACCGCCGAGCCGACACTTCTTCATGGCCTTGGCCCCCAGGTTCAACGTGGTGACGCTGTTGCTGATAGTGATGGTGGGAGGGGTCATGTCTGCCCCCACCCCACCTGGCCACACCCCTTCATCTACCTCAGAAATATCCATCAGCTCATCCGGGGAACCCAGATCCACTGCGTCtgtgagacagagggagaaaaaacaccaaaatgaaaaacaggagtATGTAGAGGAAAAATAACTCATTTGTCATCCAGCCCCTCTTGTCCAATCAAAGATTATGTggttttaatatatatatactgttaGATTATGAGTCCAATGCAATAACTCAGAGCTTTGTGTTGGGCTGCATGACAGAGGAGTTCTGTCTCTGTCCAGCAGGTGGCACCTGCACACTGTAGCCTCAGCATACAGGGACTACTCACCACCTGAACAAAGACAGTGCAAGATCTTTATTATAGCCCAGCACACAGGTTAGATTCACCAGCAGTGTTGAGACAACAGTGAGTTGTTTACTGGCAGAGTAGTGCATGTTTGTCCCAAAGTCAGGAAAGGACATAAGCCTGGGAGAGACCACAAAGGAAAGGTAAAGGAAGAACAAAGGTAGAGAAGGTAAACCCTAAATACATGTTCCACCACTCTATCTCTAAAGAC contains:
- the tomm7 gene encoding mitochondrial import receptor subunit TOM7 homolog, which translates into the protein MAKLSKETKQRLQQLFQCGQFVIRWGFIPTVLYLGFKRGADPGMPEPTVLSLLWG